The Xenopus laevis strain J_2021 chromosome 5L, Xenopus_laevis_v10.1, whole genome shotgun sequence genome has a segment encoding these proteins:
- the znf318.L gene encoding zinc finger protein 318 isoform X1 — translation MSSRTRKSGEQSLGRIRAAKMYRTPMRPRLSPDLSPEIDTPRRESSPDRSSRSWSRGRSPGRRRSRSRGRSRSRPRRSRSRGRSRSRPRRSRSRSRGRSPGRYHRSGRSRSRPRRSRSRPRRSRSRSPYSRRRSPSPYSRRGHESHSYKNERESSDLRDYSPSYLSGKVADIPSSRTDPLHMPPEHPSLASLRATEVRRSSADRSPDIRGLGSSIVPDSKMGIYQGTTDSQHQPGYAQAIPGLQEELSELRRPLDEPLPMPKSILKKRAEPEQMTGDPSNKATGYLNSKEIPLLGSFSSSESSGVSASRAVVPQGAAGKPIQSDSLSTSRMNIPTVAPQGSISRPSLPQSDNKVPELGNKNGSQLSHGHKMDNFLFSSDPMKHFSDPADPYKTTERKDSFLSPHEQAKEQAKTLFPITDKIKESTGGPKNQRNLSEVEDEELFLYGDEEVKKQNEESSKAAPAVTPATPPAKNNPNNQEFEKIHDLLKTIGLDIGVAEIGKLAVRTQERLHGKKPAPQSAQPVYKQPSQSVSKQLPQAASKQPIPATKQPPQPASKRPVPSQPSKQPPASPPVAPKPSLPAPQQKQTPELQRSTSNIASADSGSITRLALAGKKVNEREPSRSPIIEQVSMPIPVVKEKTPPIPAPKIEIPVHATTANLQPEQAPPSPISMYAPYPQTQMVSGYGMPPSVPPPSYNPYSPYVAYPTSSWSMYSQIHHPPPTHIQPPSHMVVASPVPVVTRSNLRIIETNEDVQVPAKMYAPLSTSAPAKLTPTLTKPDKDRRNKETEKMKVLDELEAIKKEQGKRKESLNTLVAKVEQLRLQQGVLLRKKQREKYGHKDPLLEELNSVLDSAQKQIKALNLEIGDANKKQQQLSKVAEILGIKPTELAVKLASEKTSTKKNKSPSPPSPVCSKGPDTDLKSISDTKVSSTKTCNDPLTKDEEKHSSDIEIKYKDIKSSTESQSRDSSSSSSSSGKGDEHSKHRSSSPKSPRSSSDRNGSEPKKSTSPRSRDEKSKSRSPQPSQSSPSTAFQVDAKHSFDLSELFEYYDGGSHWCEKCNFVHMTLVDFLLHLHGTKHIEACGNKEKHPWAKDSAPKLKQRGKQTISLPLRGAEFLLPTNAYYCELCDELCADQSAVEEHIKSFGHNNKYKKHTEENPTYEGIRQEMKKTCLAAIKETERKQELAQKQELAQKQELAQKQQLAQKQQLAQKQQLAQKQQLAQKQQLAQVLAQKQQLVQKQELAQKQELAQKQELAQKQELAQKQELAQKQELAQKQELAQKQELQQKQELAQKQELAQKQQQEQQQEQQQQQEQKQEQKQQQEQKQQQEQKQQQEQKQQQEQQQKQQQEQKQQQEQKQQQEQQQKQEQKQEQKRKVEEIVNEINQEKSKKFKKEEEESQKRKLIEPVKPDPKQISKPEKEMPAKTFGKFTWGTPANNSQISTASATASTASKVESLFVTPEKLKEEDSKVPPAKQKAIEIKLLGKPPSSQGSTWTSATSKVTTSASPTSVTQGSVRPNLPIPMAVLRKTSSSAPVSKPAPLNAFLSIKSSSSFSKPLPVLKSKPEGVLPQEVISKAFGGQQVFLKETNYGDKKQEGIPIKTSSEPETKKANEITPNKMAENQKTPTASSANETQKLTESPNLYDLFSTKPEPGLCKKLVCITPDKFDFRPNIPNNEQKKVDYIPLKPDESLKTPLVTQKANTTSSSKAVPISSSTPNDQNDSKIKNISLISSEKPRVQVPSSVAPFSPTMFDKNTSVKSDKAGLKSVTVSGSTSTTKQKDTPFVDSKIVTKPSESKPNTPVPKSYTNPSKPLAIKPSSATLTSKPLSASQPPSKPFVFPASTTPKVPPTKHVSSYSSTAQLNQKFKRAPLSLPTSLFAHVSDFACNDIKITSTVAQKSSTVAHNSSTLANNSSTVAHNPSVNKERGSVKKIEQTQVKKQPTAVCKPEASKKLQDELDSYYKLISTEDDPEDLTTSEDQDMAMEEATVTPTLVQIVEAPAKKVVSEISKPTVLPVAQAVLATEEVDDSDMACEDAPEAPDTSSWPSSSVPSTVYGHGFFSSSYGAHKAPVTANKYSPKPLYATGQLDKVSSNKGPGQGALPVADYTMEEDLSVLTTCDESD, via the exons ATGTCATCACGCACACGCAAGTCTGGAGAGCAATCGCTAGGAAGAATCAGGGCCGCAAAAATGTACCGGACTCCGATGCGGCCCAGACTTTCCCCGGATTTATCTCCGGAGATTGACACCCCTCGGCGGGAGAGTTCGCCTGATAGGTCCAGCCGCTCCTGGTCTCGGGGTCGCTCCCCAGGCAGGCGACGCTCTAGGTCCCGGGGCCGGTCCCGTTCCAGACCGCGTCGTTCCAGATCCCGTGGTCGCTCTCGATCTAGACCGCGTCGATCTAGATCCAGGTCCCGGGGCCGCTCTCCTGGCCGTTATCACCGCTCTGGACGTTCTCGCTCCAGACCCCGCCGGTCTCGTTCTAGACCCCGCCGGTCCCGCTCCAGGTCTCCTTACTCCCGTCGCCGCAGCCCTTCCCCCTACTCCCGCCGCGGGCACGAATCCCACAGTTACAAGAATGAGCGAGAGAGCAGCGACTTG CGTGACTACTCCCCCAGTTACCTTTCTGGTAAAGTCGCCGATATTCCTTCCTCCCGAACGGACCCCTTACACATGCCTCCTGAACACCCCTCCTTGGCAAGCCTCAGAGCTACTGAAGT GAGGCGAAGCTCTGCAGACAGATCTCCAGATATAAGGGGACTGGGTTCCAGCATTGTGCCTGACAGTAAAATGGGCATTTACCAGGGCACTACTGACTCCCAACACCAGCCTGGTTATGCGCAAGCAATACCAGGCCTTCAAGAAGAACTTAGTGAGTTGAGGCGCCCCCTAGATGAACCACTGCCCATGCCCAAGTCTATTCTGAAAAAGCGTGCTGAGCCTGAACAGATGACTGGTGACCCTTCTAATAAG GCGACTGGTTATTTAAATAGCAAGGAAATTCCACTGCTGGGAAGTTTTAGCTCTTCAGAATCCTCTGGGGTTTCTGCCAGCAGAGCAGTCGTACCACAAGGAGCAGCTGGCAAGCCTATCCAATCAGACAGTTTGAGCACCAGCAGGATGAACATCCCTACTGTGGCCCCACAAGGCAGCATTTCCAGACCTTCTCTGCCCCAGTCAGATAATAAAGTACCAGAGTTAGGAAATAAAAATGGCAGCCAGCTGTCACATGGCCACAAAATGGATAATTTTCTGTTTAGCAGCGATCCCATGAAACACTTTTCAGACCCTGCCGACCCTTACAAAACAACTGAAAGAAAAGATTCCTTTCTTTCGCCACACGAACAGGCTAAAGAACAAGCCAAAACCTTATTTCCTATTACTGATAAAATAAAAGAATCCACCGGAGGTCCAAAGAACCAAAGGAACCTTTCAGAAGTAGAAGATGAAGAGTTATTCCTTTATGGTGATGAAGAGGTGAAAAAACAAAATGAGGAATCATCCAAAGCTGCCCCTGCTGTAACTCCTGCAACCCCTCCTGCAAAAAACAACCCCAATAACCAGGAGTTTGAGAAAATTCATGATTTGTTAAAGACCATTGGCTTGGATATTGGTGTGGCAGAAATTGGCAAACTTGCTGTCCGAACCCAGGAGCGGCTTCATGGTAAGAAACCAGCTCCACAATCTGCTCAACCGGTGTACAAACAGCCTTCTCAGTCTGTATCTAAGCAGCTTCCCCAAGCAGCATCCAAACAGCCGATACCAGCAACAAAGCAGCCACCCCAGCCAGCTTCAAAGCGACCAGTACCCAGTCAACCTTCTAAACAACCACCAGCATCTCCCCCTGTGGCCCCGAAGCCATCTCTTCCAGCACCCCAACAGAAACAGACACCTGAGCTTCAACGTAGTACAAGCAATATAGCCTCTGCTGATTCAGGGTCCATAACTCGCTTAGCTCTGGCTGGAAAAAAGGTTAATGAAAGAGAGCCTTCTCGGTCACCCATAATAGAACAGGTGTCTATGCCCATTCCTGTTGTTAAAGAGAAGACCCCACCCATTCCTGCACCCAAAATAGAAATACCAGTACATGCAACCACAGCAAATCTTCAGCCAGAGCAAGCACCTCCTTCTCCGATTTCCATGTATGCTCCATACCCACAAACTCAGATGGTATCAGGATACGGCATGCCTCCCTCAGTACCTCCCCCTAGCTACAATCCCTACAGTCCCTATGTAGCCTACCCAACCTCAAGTTGGTCAATGTATAGCCAAATCCATCATCCTCCCCCTACTCACATACAACCACCAAGTCACATGGTGGTAGCATCTCCTGTCCCTGTTGTTACACGCAGCAATCTCCGTATTATTGAAACAAACGAAGATGTACAAGTTCCTGCCAAAATGTATGCTCCTCTTTCTACAAGTGCACCAGCAAAATTAACTCCCACCCTTACAAAACCAGATAAGGATCGCAGAAACAAGGAGACTGAAAAAATGAAG GTGCTGGATGAGCTGGAGGCTATAAAGAAAGAACAGGGCAAGCGGAAGGAGAGTCTGAATACTCTAGTTGCAAAGGTAGAGCAGCTTCGACTCCAGCAAG GGGTTCTTTTGAGAAAAAAGCAACGAGAGAAATATGGGCACAAGGACCCTCTTCTGGAGGAGCTGAACTCTGTACTAGATAGCGCACAGAAACAGATAAAGGCTCTGAATTTGGAAATTGGTGATGCCAATAAAAAACAACAGCAGCTTTCTAAAGTGGCAGAGATTCTAGGTATCAAACCTACTGAACTGGCTGTAAAACTTGCCTCTGAGAAGACTTCTACAAAGAAGAATAAATCCCCTAGTCCACCCAGCCCTGTGTGCTCCAAG GGCCCTGACACCGACCTCAAATCCATCTCTGACACTAAGGTATCCTCCACTAAGACCTGCAATGACCCACTGACTAAGGATGAGGAAAAGCACAGCAGTGACATTGAAATTAAATACAAAGATATAAAATCTAGCACTGAGTCACAATCCAGGGATTCTTCGAGCTCTTCAAGCAGCAGTGGAAAGGGTGATGAACATTCAAAGCACAGAAGTTCTTCTCCAAAATCTCCGAGATCTAGCTCTGACAGAAATGGCTCAGAGCCAAAGAAATCCACTTCTCCAAGGTCAAGAGATGAAAAGTCAAAGTCCAGAAGCCCTCAACCCAGTCAGTCGTCCCCTAGTACTGCATTCCAAGTTGATGCAAAACATTCCTTTGATCTCTCTGAATTGTTTGAATATTATGATGGTGGAAGCCATTGGTGTGAGAAATGCAACTTCGTCCATATGACGCTAGTTGATTTCTTGTTGCACTTGCATGGTACAAAGCACATAGAG GCATGTGGTAACAAAGAAAAACACCCCTGGGCTAAGGACAGTGCCCCTAAATTGAAACAGCGTGGAAAACAGACCATTTCTCTTCCGCTTAGAG GCGCAGAGTTCCTGCTTCCTACCAATGCATACTACTGTGAGCTATGTGATGAGCTGTGTGCAGATCAAAGTGCTGTAGAGGAGCATATAAAATCATTTGgtcacaataataaatataag aaacaTACGGAAGAAAACCCAACCTATGAAGGAATTAGACAGGAAATGAAGAAAACTTGTTTGGCTGCCATTAAAGAGACAGAGCGAAAGCAAGAGCTGGCGCAAAAGCAAGAGCTGGCGCAAAAGCAAGAGCTGGCGCAAAAGCAACAGCTGGCGCAAAAGCAACAGCTGGCGCAAAAGCAACAGCTGGCACAAAAGCAACAGCTGGCGCAAAAGCAACAGCTGGCGCAAGTGCTGGCGCAAAAGCAACAGCTGGTGCAAAAGCAAGAGCTGGCGCAAAAGCAAGAGCTGGCGCAAAAGCAAGAGCTGGCGCAAAAGCAAGAGCTGGCGCAAAAGCAAGAGCTGGCGCAAAAGCAAGAGCTGGCGCAAAAGCAAGAGCTGGCGCAAAAGCAAGAGCTGCAGCAAAAGCAAGAGCTGGCGCAAAAGCAAGAGCTGGCGCAAAAGCAACAGCAAGAGCAACAGCAAGAGCAACAGCAACAGCAAGAGCAAAAGCAAGAGCAAAAGCAACAGCAAGAGCAAAAGCAACAGCAAGAGCAAAAGCAACAGCAAGAGCAAAAGCAACAGCAAGAGCAACAGCAAAAGCAACAGCAAGAGCAAAAGCAACAGCAAGAGCAAAAGCAACAGCAAGAGCAACAGCAAAAGCAAGAGCAAAAGCAAGAGCAAAAGCGGAAAGTAGAGGAGATTGTAAATGAAATTAACcaagaaaaatccaaaaagttcaagAAAGAGGAGGAAGAAAGTCAGAAAAGAAAGCTTATCGAGCCAGTTAAACCAGACCCTAAGCAAATTTCTAAACCAGAGAAAGAGATGCCTGCTAAAACATTTGGCAAGTTCACCTGGGGGACACCTGCGAACAATAGCCAGATAAGTACAGCTTCTGCTACTGCTTCTACCGCATCAAAAGTTGAAAGCTTATTCGTTACTCCTGAGAAACTTAAAGAGGAGGATAGTAAAGTTCCTCCAGCTAAACAAAAGGCAATTGAAATAAAATTATTGGGTAAACCACCTTCTTCCCAAGGAAGCACCTGGACTTCTGCAACTAGTAAAGTTACAACTTCTGCATCACCAACTTCTGTGACACAGGGGTCAGTACGACCCAACTTGCCCATTCCTATGGCAGTGCTTAGGAAAACGAGTAGTTCAGCGCCTGTAAGCAAACCAGCCCCTCTTAACGCCTTTTTATCTATAAAATCCTCAAGTTCTTTTTCAAAACCTTTGCCAGTTTTGAAATCTAAACCAGAGGGAGTGTTACCACAGGAAGTGATTTCCAAAGCATTTGGAGGCCAACAAGTTTTCCTGAAGGAAACAAATTATGGAGACAAAAAGCAAGAGGGGATCCCGATTAAAACTTCATCTGAGCCTGAGACTAAAAAGGCAAATGAAATTACCCCAAATAAGATGGCTGAGAATCAAAAGACCCCTACAGCAAGCAGTGCAAATGAAACACAGAAGCTAACAGAATCTCCTAATTTGTATGATCTCTTTTCCACTAAACCTGAACCAGGTCTTTGCAAAAAGTTGGTTTGCATTACTCCAGACAAATTTGACTTCAGACCAAACATCCCAAACAACGAACAGAAAAAGGTGGACTATATTCCTTTGAAACCAGATGAGAGTTTGAAGACTCCATTGGTAACACAGAAAGCTAATACTACTTCCAGCTCCAAGGCAGTCCCAATTTCAAGCAGTACACCCAACGATCAGAAtgattcaaaaattaaaaatatatctcTAATTTCTAGTGAAAAGCCTCGTGTTCAAGTGCCCAGTTCTGTGGCACCGTTTAGTCCAACAATGTTTGACAAAAATACATCTGTTAAATCTGACAAAGCAGGGTTAAAATCAGTGACTGTTTCAGGAAGCACTTCTACAACTAAACAGAAAGACACGCCATTTGTGGATTCAAAAATTGTCACTAAGCCTTCAGAATCCAAGCCAAATACTCCTGTTCCTAAAAGTTATACTAACCCCTCAAAACCTTTAGCTATCAAGCCAAGTTCAGCAACTTTAACATCCAAGCCCCTAAGTGCTTCACAGCCTCCATCAAAGCCTTTTGTATTCCCTGCATCTACTACCCCAAAGGTGCCTCCGACTAAACATGTGTCCAGTTACAGCAGTACTGCACAGCTGAATCAGAAGTTTAAAAGGGCTCCCCTTTCCCTACCAACATCTTTGTTTGCACATGTGTCAGATTTTGCTTGTAATGATATCAAGATAACCTCTACAGTAGCTCAAAAATCATCAACAGTAGCTCATAATTCATCTACACTAGCTAATAATTCATCTACAGTAGCTCATAATCCAAGTGTGAATAAAGAGAGAGGctctgtgaaaaaaatagaacagaCCCAAGTTAAAAAGCAACCAACTGCTGTATGTAAACCTGAAGCTAGTAAAAAACTGCAGGATGAACTGGATTCTTACTATAAATTAATTTCTACTGAAGATGACCCTGAAGATTTGACAACTTCTGAAGATCAAGACATGGCTATGGAGGAAGCTACAGTGACTCCTACACTTGTTCAAATAGTAGAAGCCCCAGCAAAGAAGGTTGTTTCAGAAATTTCAAAACCAACCGTACTACCAGTAGCACAAGCAGTATTGGCCACAGAAGAGGTAGATGATTCAGATATGGCTTGTGAGGATGCTCCAGAAGCTCCTGATACATCCTCATGGCCGAGTTCCTCTGTTCCAAGTACTGTTTATGGACATGGGTTCTTTTCATCTTCTTATGGTGCCCATAAGGCACCAGTGACTGCAAACAAGTACAGTCCTAAACCATTGTATGCTACAGGACAGCTAGATAAGGTTTCTTCAAACAAAGGCCCAGGACAAGGGGCTTTACCAGTAGCTGATTATACAATGGAAGAGGACTTATCTGTATTAACTACCTGTGACGAGTCTGATTAA